In Gemmobacter sp. 24YEA27, a genomic segment contains:
- a CDS encoding succinate dehydrogenase → MLGIRLYMAQRLSAMVMGPLVIGHLAVMIYAIQGGLSSAEILGRTKGSIPWFLFYGAFVLAVSVHAAIGLRVILHEVTGLRGRLLEVFTLGVMALLTVMGARAVLAVTLL, encoded by the coding sequence ATGCTGGGGATCCGGCTTTATATGGCGCAGCGCCTGAGTGCGATGGTGATGGGACCGCTGGTGATCGGCCATCTGGCGGTGATGATTTACGCGATCCAGGGCGGGTTGTCTTCGGCCGAGATCCTTGGCCGCACCAAAGGCTCGATCCCCTGGTTCCTCTTCTACGGCGCTTTTGTGCTGGCGGTCTCGGTTCATGCGGCCATCGGGCTGCGGGTGATCCTGCATGAGGTCACAGGCCTGAGGGGCCGCCTGCTGGAAGTCTTCACCTTGGGCGTCATGGCCCTGTTGACCGTGATGGGAGCACGCGCCGTTCTGGCCGTGACACTGCTGTGA
- a CDS encoding 2Fe-2S iron-sulfur cluster-binding protein has product MDVSVWRGSGDEGAYESFQVPAQDNQTVLDVVSYIQQELDPSLTYRYACRVGMCGSCAMMVNGQPRWTCRTHVKKVLNGDRLTVGPLRNLPVIRDLAADMDPFFEKWIKAGGVHKPGLSRDDAIQQVRPEDPGRVEANKAIECINCAVCYAACDTVAGNPDYLGPAALQRAWTLYNDVKVTDRAAVLASVTGPGGCTNCHSQGSCTRFCPNELDPLSSIAGLKRAAARSFFGGKG; this is encoded by the coding sequence ATGGACGTGTCGGTCTGGCGCGGGTCCGGAGACGAGGGCGCTTACGAGAGCTTTCAGGTCCCGGCGCAGGACAATCAGACCGTGCTGGATGTGGTGAGCTATATCCAGCAAGAGCTCGACCCGTCGCTGACCTATCGCTATGCCTGCCGCGTCGGCATGTGCGGCTCCTGCGCGATGATGGTGAATGGCCAGCCGCGCTGGACCTGCCGGACCCATGTGAAAAAGGTGCTGAACGGCGACAGGCTGACCGTCGGGCCGCTGCGCAATCTGCCGGTGATCCGAGACCTCGCCGCCGATATGGACCCGTTTTTCGAGAAATGGATCAAGGCGGGTGGCGTCCATAAACCGGGCCTCAGCCGCGACGACGCGATCCAGCAGGTCAGACCGGAAGATCCGGGCAGGGTCGAGGCCAATAAGGCGATTGAATGCATCAATTGCGCGGTCTGCTACGCGGCCTGCGACACCGTTGCCGGCAATCCCGATTACCTGGGTCCGGCGGCGTTACAACGGGCCTGGACGCTTTACAACGATGTCAAAGTCACCGACCGCGCAGCGGTTCTCGCCAGCGTGACCGGGCCCGGGGGCTGCACCAATTGCCACAGCCAGGGCAGCTGCACCCGGTTTTGCCCCAATGAGCTGGACCCGCTCAGCTCCATCGCCGGGCTGAAACGCGCGGCGGCGCGGTCGTTTTTCGGGGGGAAAGGCTGA
- a CDS encoding putative sulfate exporter family transporter: protein MAQIDETRASDTRPAGLRGTALWQSANTLFPGIAVAILVAVTAQFLSEHYGAPAMLMALLMGLALNFLADQGTRTEAGIGFSARTVLRLGVALLGARISVEMLTKLGTGMILLVIAGVAVTILFAMLAAKVFGRGWRMALLSGGAVAICGASAAMAIAAVLPRTDKSERNLAFTVMAVTILSTVAMIAYPPLSGWFDFTPLESGVFLGGTIHDVAQVVGAGFSISPEVGETATVVKLIRVAMLAPVVLVFSLVIRAGHLGEDSTGGIRPPLLPSFVIWFLVLAALNSFGVIPASVAWFAEQASRWALLTAIAAVGIKTSLVKMMEVGGSAIWLVVVETIFLACFILAGLHLIS from the coding sequence ATGGCACAAATCGACGAAACGCGGGCCTCTGATACCCGCCCCGCCGGCCTGCGTGGTACGGCGCTATGGCAGTCTGCCAATACTCTGTTTCCCGGCATTGCGGTTGCGATCCTTGTCGCGGTGACCGCGCAGTTCCTGTCCGAGCATTACGGCGCGCCGGCGATGCTGATGGCGCTTTTGATGGGGCTCGCGCTGAACTTCCTTGCCGATCAGGGCACGCGGACCGAGGCCGGGATCGGCTTTTCCGCCCGCACTGTGCTGCGCCTTGGCGTGGCGCTGCTGGGCGCGCGGATCTCGGTCGAGATGCTGACAAAGCTTGGTACCGGGATGATCCTGCTGGTGATCGCGGGTGTGGCGGTCACGATCCTGTTCGCAATGCTGGCCGCAAAGGTTTTCGGGCGCGGCTGGCGCATGGCGCTGCTTTCTGGCGGGGCGGTGGCGATCTGTGGGGCCTCCGCTGCCATGGCGATTGCCGCCGTGTTGCCGCGCACCGATAAATCCGAGCGCAACCTTGCCTTCACCGTGATGGCCGTCACCATCCTGTCGACCGTCGCGATGATCGCCTATCCGCCGCTTTCCGGCTGGTTCGACTTTACGCCCCTGGAATCCGGCGTTTTTCTTGGCGGGACGATCCATGACGTCGCCCAGGTCGTCGGCGCCGGTTTCTCGATCAGCCCGGAGGTGGGCGAGACGGCGACGGTCGTCAAGCTGATCCGCGTTGCCATGCTGGCGCCGGTGGTGCTGGTGTTTTCTCTGGTGATCCGCGCCGGGCATCTGGGTGAAGACAGTACCGGCGGCATCCGCCCGCCCTTATTGCCGTCATTCGTGATCTGGTTTCTGGTACTGGCCGCGCTGAATTCCTTTGGCGTGATCCCGGCCTCTGTCGCCTGGTTCGCCGAACAGGCCAGCCGCTGGGCCCTCTTGACCGCCATCGCCGCCGTGGGGATCAAGACCTCGCTGGTGAAGATGATGGAAGTGGGTGGCTCTGCCATCTGGCTCGTCGTGGTCGAGACCATCTTCCTTGCCTGTTTCATCCTTGCGGGCCTGCATCTGATCAGCTGA